The segment GTGGGAGGCGCGTACGCCGTCGGCGGAGAAGTCCCAGACCGGGGCGGCGTCGCCGGCCTCGGCCCACATCGTCTCCGGTTCGCCGTTGTTCTTCCTCAGGCGCCGGCCCACTTTGGTGGACAGCGTGTATCCGTTGCGGCCATGCAGTGCCGCGCCGGCTCGCCGCTCGGAGAGCCCGGCGCCGTAGAGCGGCGCGGTGTCGAAGAACCGGATCCCGTGCTCCCAGGCCGCGTCGACGGCCTCACGCGCGACCTGATCGCCGACCGGGGAGTAGAGCCCACCGATCGGCGCCAGCCCCATGCCGAGCCGGGTGACCGTGACGCCGGTGTCGCCCAGCGGCACTCTTTCGAACGGGTCCACGCGGGATTCCTTTCGTAGATCCTATAGGATCCACTCCACGAAACTGTTTAACGCCTGTCGATGTCTCCGTCAACCCGGAGGGTAACGATGTCGGCACCGATCCGCCGCTCGGTTCTCAGCGACGACGTGCACGAGTCGCTCAAGGCACTCATCGTCTCGCACCAGCTCGCCCCCGAGGCGAAGCTCAACATCGACGGGCTGGCCCGCTCCCTACAGGTCTCGCCGACGCCGGTCCGCGAAGCCCTGGCCCGCCTCGAATCCGAAGGCCTGGTCCGGAAACGGCCCCTCGCCGGATACACGGTCAGCCCGCTGCTGACCCGCGACGAGTTCAACGACATGTTCGACATGCGGATGGTCCTCGAAGGCGCCTCCGCCCGCTGGGCCGCCGCCCGCGCCTCCGGTGACGCCCGCGCGCTGATCCTCGGCTCCGCGG is part of the Actinoplanes sp. NBC_00393 genome and harbors:
- a CDS encoding GntR family transcriptional regulator; amino-acid sequence: MSAPIRRSVLSDDVHESLKALIVSHQLAPEAKLNIDGLARSLQVSPTPVREALARLESEGLVRKRPLAGYTVSPLLTRDEFNDMFDMRMVLEGASARWAAARASGDARALILGSAAIADPEGPHSHASFTARDALFHDHVAAAATNPLLRDAITRLHAHLHIHRLYFPFAETASTSQEHHHIAAAIAAADPAAAEAAMHAHLAAARTRHLAAFDT